The Euphorbia lathyris chromosome 2, ddEupLath1.1, whole genome shotgun sequence genome includes a window with the following:
- the LOC136217209 gene encoding ABC transporter B family member 11-like, producing MAEENGIPNIQEATSSQTPAKMEEEEEEKETSKGDKKGKAENANTIPFFKLFSFADSTDILLMVIGTIGAIGNGVSMPLMSLLMGEMINSFGGNQDDDKMVEIVSKVSLKFVYLAVGAAAAAFLQVTCWMVTGERQAARIRGYYLKTILRQDVSFFDKETNTGEVVGRMSGDTVLIQDAMGEKVGKFLQLMATCLGGFTIAFAKGWLMALVMLSAIPLLVIAGATVSILVSRMATRGQSAYAEAATVVEQTIGSIRTVAAFTGEKKAISTYNKFLQTAYLSGVHEGVASGIGIGVVMLVVFGSYAMAVWFGGKMILEKGYSGGQVMNVIIAVLTGSMSLGQTSPCMSAFAAGQAAAYKMFETINRRPEIDASDTSGRVLEDIRGDIELRDVYFRYPARPEEEIFSGFSLSIPSGTTAALVGHSGSGKSTVISLIERFYDPNSGEVLIDGINLKEFQLKWIREKIGLVSQEPALFSSSIRDNIAYGKDGATIEEIKAAAELANAAKFIDKLPQGLDTMVGEHGTQLSGGQKQRIAIARAILKNPRILLLDEATSALDAESERVVQEALDRIMVNRTTVIVAHRLTTVRNADMIAVIHRGKMVEKGTHLQLLEDPDGAYSQLVRLQEMNKESDHGTQDHNKSEISSESFRLSSQRRSLRRSLSKGSSRNSSHHSLSLSFGFPSGLKGPDNDMEDFEDFSSKEKLPEVPISRLASLNKPEIPVLIVGTIAACINGTILPIYGVLISKAIKTFFEPPHELRKDSKFWALMFMTLGIASLIVHPIRTYFFSVAGSKLIQRIRSICFEKVVNMEVGWFDEPEHSSGAIGARLSADAAAVRALVGDALAQMVQNIATATAALIIAFTASWQLALIILALVPLIGVNGFIQVKFMKGFSADAMKMYEEASQVANDAVGSIRTVASFCAEEKVMQLYEKKCEGPKKTGVRLGFISGAGFGMSSFFLFCFYATSFYAGARLVEGGYISFADVFQVFFALTMAAIGVSQSSSMGADSAKAKAAAASVFGIIDRESKIDPSDESGTTIENVKGEIELHHISFKYPLRPDTQIFRDLNLTIRSGKTVALVGESGSGKSTVIALLQRFYDPDSGHITLDGIEIQKLQLKWLRQQMGLVSQEPVLFNDTIRANIGYGKEGNASEAEIIAASELANAHKFISSLNQGYDTVVGERGVQLSGGQKQRVAIARAIIKSPKILLLDEATSALDAESERVVQDALDRVMVNRTTVVVAHRLSTIKNADVIAVVKNGVIVEKGRHESLINIKDGVYASLVALHMSAKTT from the exons ATGGCGGAGGAGAACGGAATTCCCAATATTCAGGAGGCCACTTCGTCCCAAACTCCGGCCAAgatggaggaggaggaagaggagaaAGAAACTAGCAAAGGAGATAAAAAAGGAAAAGCTGAGAACGCTAACACAATCCCTTTCTTTAAGCTATTCTCCTTCGCTGACTCCACTGATATTTTACTGATGGTTATCGGCACGATTGGTGCTATTGGTAATGGAGTTTCTATGCCTCTTATGTCATTACTAATGGGAGAAATGATTAATTCCTTTGGAGGCAACCAGGACGATGATAAAATGGTTGAAATAGTTTCTAAG GTTTCTCTGAAATTTGTCTACTTAGCTGTGGGAGCTGCAGCTGCTGCCTTTCTTC AGGTGACTTGTTGGATGGTGACAGGGGAAAGACAGGCTGCCCGGATAAGAGGTTACTATCTGAAAACAATACTGAGACAGGATGTTTCTTTCTTTGATAAGGAAACTAATACTGGAGAAGTTGTTGGTAGAATGTCTGGTGATACTGTTCTTATACAAGATGCAATGGGTGAAAAG GTTGGAAAATTTCTGCAGCTGATGGCAACATGCCTTGGGGGTTTCACAATAGCTTTTGCCAAAGGATGGTTGATGGCACTTGTCATGCTATCTGCTATTCCCTTGCTAGTAATAGCTGGTGCAACTGTATCCATTTTGGTATCAAGAATGGCAACTCGTGGACAAAGTGCTTATGCTGAGGCAGCTACTGTTGTTGAGCAGACAATTGGCTCTATTAGAACC GTTGCTGCATTTACTGGAGAGAAGAAAGCCATTAGTACTTACAACAAGTTTCTCCAAACTGCTTACCTATCAGGTGTTCATGAAGGCGTAGCTTCAGGAATAGGCATTGGTGTAGTTATGTTAGTCGTATTCGGTAGCTATGCGATGGCTGTATGGTTTGGTGGAAAGATGATATTGGAAAAAGGATACAGTGGAGGACAAGTTATGAATGTGATCATTGCTGTCTTGACCGGTTCAAT GTCCTTAGGCCAGACATCTCCTTGTATGAGTGCATTTGCTGCAGGTCAAGCTGCAGCATATAAAATGTTTGAGACAATTAACAGGAGACCGGAGATTGATGCTTCTGATACAAGTGGGAGAGTATTGGAAGATATTCGCGGAGATATAGAGTTGAGAGATGTTTATTTCAGATATCCAGCCAGACCGGAGGAAGAGATATTTAGCGGTTTCTCTCTTTCCATCCCAAGTGGCACAACTGCAGCTTTGGTTGGGCATAgtggaagtggaaaatcaaCAGTTATTAGTTTGATAGAAAGGTTTTATGATCCAAATTCTGGTGAAGTTCTCATAGATGGTATTAACCTCAAAGAATTCCAACTTAAATGGATTAGAGAGAAAATTGGTCTTGTCAGTCAGGAACCTGCGCTGTTCTCATCTAGTATCAGGGACAACATTGCCTACGGGAAGGATGGTGCGACCATTGAAGAGATAAAAGCAGCAGCTGAACTTGCTAATGCTGCAAAATTTATTGACAAGCTACCTCAG GGACTTGACACAATGGTTGGAGAGCATGGAACTCAGCTTTCCGGAGGACAAAAACAGAGGATTGCAATTGCAAGAGCAATCCTGAAGAACCCAAGAATCTTACTTTTAGATGAAGCTACAAGTGCACTTGATGCCGAATCTGAGAGGGTAGTACAAGAGGCATTAGACAGGATTATGGTCAATAGAACTACTGTTATTGTTGCTCATCGTTTGACTACTGTCCGGAATGCTGATATGATAGCTGTCATTCATCGAGGAAAGATGGTCGAAAAAG GCACACATTTGCAACTGCTTGAGGATCCTGACGGAGCATACTCTCAGCTTGTACGCTTACAGGAAATGAATAAAGAATCAGACCACGGAACACAGGATCACAACAAATCAGAAATTTCATCAGAATCATTTAGGTTATCAAGTCAAAGAAGATCGTTGAGACGTTCACTAAGTAAGGGATCATCAAGAAATAGCAGCCACCACTCGCTGTCTCTCTCATTTGGTTTTCCTTCGGGTCTGAAAGGCCCTGATAATGATATGGAAGATTTCGAGGATTTCTCGTCCAAAGAAAAACTTCCGGAGGTGCCAATCAGTCGTCTTGCCTCACTGAATAAGCCAGAGATTCCAGTTCTTATAGTTGGAACTATTGCTGCATGTATCAATGGCACTATACTTCCAATTTATGGTGTACTGATTTCGAAAGCAATCAAAACATTTTTCGAGCCACCTCATGAACTGAGAAAGGATTCGAAGTTTTGGGCACTAATGTTTATGACCCTGGGTATAGCATCACTCATAGTACATCCAATCAGAACATACTTCTTTTCGGTAGCTGGATCTAAACTAATCCAACGTATCAGATCTATATGCTTTGAAAAAGTAGTTAATATGGAGGTTGGTTGGTTCGATGAACCCGAGCACTCTAGTGGTGCAATTGGTGCTAGGCTCTCAGCAGATGCAGCTGCAGTGCGAGCCCTAGTTGGCGATGCACTAGCTCAAATGGTTCAGAACATTGCAACAGCAACAGCTGCTCTTATCATTGCCTTTACTGCTAGTTGGCAACTAGCATTGATTATCCTTGCACTCGTTCCTCTCATAGGTGTCAATGGTTTCATACAAGTAAAGTTCATGAAAGGATTCAGCGCAGATGCGATG AAAATGTACGAGGAAGCAAGCCAAGTTGCTAATGATGCAGTTGGAAGTATAAGGACAGTTGCTTCCTTTTGTGCAGAAGAGAAGGTGATGCAACTTTATGAGAAGAAGTGTGAGGGCCCCAAGAAGACCGGAGTTAGGCTGGGATTCATCAGCGGTGCAGGATTTGGAATGTCTTCCTTCTTTTTGTTCTGTTTCTATGCAACAAGTTTCTATGCTGGAGCTCGACTAGTTGAAGGCGGCTACATATCATTTGCAGATGTTTTTCAG GTGTTCTTTGCTCTTACTATGGCAGCTATAGGAGTTTCTCAGTCAAGTTCTATGGGTGCTGATTCTGCTAAAGCAAAGGCTGCTGCTGCTTCTGTATTCGGAATAATCGACAGGGAGTCAAAAATAGATCCTAGTGACGAGTCAGGAACAACAATAGAAAACGTAAAGGGAGAAATCGAGCTTCATCATATAAGCTTCAAGTATCCATTAAGACCGGACACTCAAATCTTCCGCGACCTCAATTTGACTATTCGTTCTGGCAAG ACTGTTGCCCTGGTAGGAGAAAGTGGGAGTGGTAAGTCAACAGTTATTGCATTGTTGCAAAGATTTTACGATCCAGATTCAGGCCATATAACACTCGACGGAATAGAAATCCAAAAGCTGCAATTGAAATGGTTAAGACAGCAGATGGGGCTTGTAAGCCAAGAACCAGTTTTGTTCAATGACACAATCCGTGCTAACATTGGATATGGAAAGGAAGGAAATGCAAGTGAAGCAGAAATTATAGCTGCATCAGAGTTAGCTAACGCCCACAAATTTATCAGTAGCTTAAATCAG GGATATGACACAGTGGTCGGGGAAAGAGGAGTGCAATTGTCGGGCGGACAGAAGCAAAGGGTAGCCATAGCACGAGCAATAATAAAGAGTCCAAAGATATTGCTGTTAGACGAGGCTACAAGTGCATTAGATGCCGAGTCCGAAAGAGTGGTTCAAGATGCATTAGACAGAGTAATGGTGAACAGAACAACAGTTGTAGTAGCACACAGGTTATCAACAATCAAGAATGCAGATGTTATTGCTGTCGTTAAAAATGGTGTTATTGTTGAGAAGGGAAGACATGAATCTTTGATCAATATCAAAGATGGTGTCTATGCGTCCCTAGTAGCACTTCACATGAGTGCCAAAACTACATAA